A region of the Nitrospirota bacterium genome:
TTTCCCCACCGCCCGCCGGACCTCCAACACGCCGTGTTCGAGAAAGGCGACGCCCGCCGAGTCGTATCCCCGGTATTCCAACCGCCTCAACCCGTCGATCAGGATCGGGACCGCGGGTTGTTTGCCGACGTATCCGATGACGCCGCACATCGTGGTTTCTCCTCCGCTATCGCCGTTTCCGAGCCCGTCGCTTGACCGCGCGTGTCGCCTTTCGGGGTTTCACCGGAAGCTTCCCCACCGCTCGCGCCGGGTCCGCTCTCTCGACCGACCTGCGCTTCGCCGTCCATCCCTCCTTGATAGTCTGCTTCGCTCGCCCGATCGCCAGCGCGCCCGGCGGAACATCCTGGGTCACGATGGTGCCCGCGGCAATAGTCGCGCCCTTACCGACGGTCACCGGCGCGACTAGCTGGGTGTCGCTCCCGACGAAAACGCCGTCCTCGATGACCGTCCGCCACTTCTTGAACCCGTCGTAGTTGCACGTGATGGTGCCCGCGCCGATGTTCACTCCCTCACCGACCGTCGCGTCGCCCAGGTAACTCAGATGGTTCGCCTTTGAGCCGATCCCCAATTCGGTTTTTTTCAGCTCCACGAAGTTGCCGACACGCGCGCCCTTCCGCAGGACCGTTCCGGGGCGAAAGTGCGCAAACGGGCCGATCGATGCGCCGTCCTCGATCACCGCGTCTTCGATCACGCAGCCATCTTTGACGGCCACGCCATCACCCAACCGAGTATTGATAAGATGGCTCGCCGGACCGAGCCAGCACCCAGATCCCACGACGGTTTCGCCCTCCAGCCACGCGCCCGGCGCCAGCGTCGTGTCTCGGCCGATCGTCACGGCGTCGTCGATCCAGATGCGAGCCGGATCGAGCAGCGTCACGCCTTCGGCCATCCACCGTCGGCGGATCCGGTCTCGCATCACGCCTTCTATCCGCGCTAAGTCCTCGCGGGTGTTCACACCCAGGACCTCCTCGGAAGCAACCGCCTCGGCCCGCACCACCAGGCCGCGGCCTACCGCCACCGCGATCACATCCGGCAGGTAATATTCGCCCTGCGCGTTGTCGGGCTTGATGGCGTCCAGCGCTCGCCGCAGAAACGTGGCGTCCATCACGTAGAGGCCGCCGTTGACCAGGCGGATCGCGCGCTGATCCGGCGTGGCGTCCCGTTCTTCGACCACCCCGACCACGCGCCCATCTTCCCCCACCACCACGCGTCCGTAACCGGAGGGCTCGTCCAGTTCGATCGCGGCGAGCGTCACCGCCGCCTCGAAGCGGCGATGGGCCTCCAACAGGCCACGCACGGTTTCGCCCCGGACCAGCGGCGTGTCCCCGCTGAGAATGATCACCGTGCCCGCTGATTCGGGAACCTGCGCCAGCGCGCAGCGCACCGCGTCCCCGGTCCCGCGCGGCGGTTCCTGGCGTACGATCACGGCCCGTCGGCCCACCCACTCCGCGACCGCGTCCCCGCCGTGCCCCACCACCACGACCATTGGCGACGCCCCAAGCGCTTCCGCGGCGCGCAAGACATAGTCCAACATGGGCCGGCCGCCCACCGCGTGCAGCACCTTGGGCGTCGCGGACTTCATGCGCTTGCCCTGTCCGGCGGCCATGACCACCACGGCCAGCTCCGGTTTTGCGGT
Encoded here:
- the glmU gene encoding bifunctional UDP-N-acetylglucosamine diphosphorylase/glucosamine-1-phosphate N-acetyltransferase GlmU — protein: MTTAKPELAVVVMAAGQGKRMKSATPKVLHAVGGRPMLDYVLRAAEALGASPMVVVVGHGGDAVAEWVGRRAVIVRQEPPRGTGDAVRCALAQVPESAGTVIILSGDTPLVRGETVRGLLEAHRRFEAAVTLAAIELDEPSGYGRVVVGEDGRVVGVVEERDATPDQRAIRLVNGGLYVMDATFLRRALDAIKPDNAQGEYYLPDVIAVAVGRGLVVRAEAVASEEVLGVNTREDLARIEGVMRDRIRRRWMAEGVTLLDPARIWIDDAVTIGRDTTLAPGAWLEGETVVGSGCWLGPASHLINTRLGDGVAVKDGCVIEDAVIEDGASIGPFAHFRPGTVLRKGARVGNFVELKKTELGIGSKANHLSYLGDATVGEGVNIGAGTITCNYDGFKKWRTVIEDGVFVGSDTQLVAPVTVGKGATIAAGTIVTQDVPPGALAIGRAKQTIKEGWTAKRRSVERADPARAVGKLPVKPRKATRAVKRRARKRR